Proteins from a genomic interval of Acetobacterium woodii DSM 1030:
- the modB gene encoding molybdate ABC transporter permease subunit: MNFDFSPALISIKVTLTATTINFFLGITVAWLMTNYKGKWRGLIDGILTLPLVLPPTVAGFAILLLIGKNGPVGNFLSIFGVNIIFSWYAAVVAAIVVAFPLMYKTTMGAFEQIDPNILSAARTLGASEKKVFWRVAVPVARPGIAAATALTFARCLGEFGATLMVAGSIPGKTETIPVAIYFATQSGEMQIALIWVMIIFAISLTVLVINNYWESYKKNQQRGFGG, translated from the coding sequence ATCAATTTTGATTTTTCGCCGGCTTTGATTTCAATTAAAGTCACATTAACGGCAACAACAATTAATTTTTTCCTGGGGATTACAGTTGCCTGGTTGATGACAAATTATAAAGGAAAATGGAGAGGCCTAATTGATGGGATTCTAACCCTTCCGCTGGTTTTACCGCCAACAGTAGCCGGTTTTGCAATCCTTCTTTTGATTGGTAAAAATGGTCCGGTAGGTAATTTTTTATCAATATTTGGCGTCAATATTATTTTTTCCTGGTATGCTGCAGTAGTAGCAGCTATTGTGGTAGCATTTCCGCTGATGTATAAAACGACGATGGGCGCCTTTGAACAAATCGATCCCAATATTCTTAGTGCGGCGAGGACGCTGGGGGCTTCGGAAAAAAAAGTTTTTTGGCGGGTCGCCGTGCCGGTCGCCAGGCCGGGTATTGCAGCGGCAACGGCATTAACTTTTGCACGCTGTTTAGGTGAGTTTGGAGCAACCCTGATGGTTGCCGGAAGTATTCCCGGAAAAACCGAAACGATTCCCGTGGCTATCTATTTTGCCACCCAAAGTGGCGAAATGCAAATTGCCCTGATCTGGGTGATGATTATTTTCGCAATTTCGCTGACCGTTCTGGTGATTAATAACTATTGGGAAAGTTATAAGAAAAATCAGCAGCGGGGATTTGGAGGGTGA
- a CDS encoding sulfate/molybdate ABC transporter ATP-binding protein, translating to MEFFIDIKKKLYEFQLAVKLQSTEDIIGILGASGSGKSMLLRCIAGLVKPDEGKIIINGKTFFDSEKKINLSMRERKVGFLFQNYALFPNMTIEENIAFGLDKLSKPEKADRVKELLGKYNLGDIGKRYPMQISGGQQQRVALARAVAVEPEILLLDEPFSALDVHLRNHMMKEMSESLKDFKGMTLFVTHNREEAYRLSEYIAVFNTGAVEVFGQKDIVFKQPASLETAKITGCKNLVSAVRISENLLEIPEWGVRVRTVMAVKTASGFMGIRANQIKIVDELDCQTENCFKVWIADESDGPFRTSLYLKIGSPPQSLDDVHIQCEISREERNQLLNVSEPFVIYVNPEYVFFVTH from the coding sequence ATGGAGTTTTTTATCGATATTAAAAAGAAACTATATGAATTTCAACTGGCCGTAAAACTTCAATCGACCGAAGATATCATTGGGATTTTAGGGGCTTCCGGTTCAGGAAAAAGCATGTTGCTTCGGTGTATTGCCGGATTGGTAAAACCGGATGAAGGAAAGATTATTATCAATGGGAAAACTTTTTTTGATTCTGAAAAAAAAATCAATCTTTCAATGCGAGAACGAAAAGTAGGATTTCTTTTTCAGAATTATGCGCTTTTCCCGAATATGACGATCGAGGAAAACATCGCGTTTGGACTTGATAAATTATCGAAACCGGAAAAAGCCGATCGCGTCAAAGAACTTTTAGGGAAATATAATTTAGGTGATATTGGGAAACGTTATCCCATGCAAATATCGGGAGGGCAGCAACAGCGGGTGGCGCTGGCCAGAGCGGTTGCCGTTGAACCGGAGATATTATTATTGGATGAACCTTTTTCAGCTCTGGATGTCCATCTTCGGAACCACATGATGAAGGAAATGTCAGAATCACTAAAGGATTTTAAGGGAATGACGCTTTTTGTGACTCATAATCGTGAGGAAGCGTATCGCCTTTCTGAATATATCGCCGTTTTTAATACGGGGGCGGTGGAAGTATTTGGACAAAAAGATATTGTTTTTAAACAACCGGCGTCGTTGGAAACGGCGAAAATAACCGGCTGTAAAAATCTGGTCAGCGCTGTGCGCATTTCCGAAAATCTGCTGGAGATCCCCGAATGGGGCGTTAGGGTGAGAACCGTGATGGCGGTTAAAACAGCGTCCGGTTTTATGGGAATCAGAGCCAACCAGATTAAAATTGTTGATGAATTGGACTGCCAGACTGAAAACTGTTTTAAGGTTTGGATTGCCGATGAAAGTGATGGTCCTTTTCGAACGTCACTCTATTTAAAAATTGGTTCACCACCCCAAAGCCTTGATGACGTTCATATTCAATGTGAAATTAGCAGAGAAGAACGTAACCAATTATTAAATGTTTCAGAACCTTTTGTAATTTATGTTAATCCCGAGTATGTTTTTTTTGTAACCCATTAA
- a CDS encoding helix-turn-helix domain-containing protein, protein MNDEILYTPEEISQKLKITKNTVYEMIKRGDLEAHRLGKHLRISQSQFETYLLKSKGSSNHYLGTVISESDEKFVKIDNVLIHVHTDLTGEVKLSIRPEDIILSLEPFTSSARNIFKGTVVDLISNDDGVKVILDIGIPIMSLITKKSLNSMSISKDTVLYTVFKTMSINVYK, encoded by the coding sequence ATGAATGACGAAATTTTATATACTCCCGAAGAGATCAGTCAAAAACTTAAAATAACCAAAAATACGGTCTATGAGATGATCAAACGTGGAGATCTTGAAGCCCATCGCTTAGGTAAACATTTGCGCATTTCGCAATCTCAATTTGAAACTTATCTATTAAAATCAAAAGGATCGTCAAATCATTATCTGGGTACGGTCATTTCCGAAAGTGATGAAAAATTTGTTAAAATCGATAATGTTCTCATTCATGTTCATACTGATTTAACCGGAGAAGTGAAACTGTCTATTCGACCAGAAGATATCATTCTTAGTCTTGAGCCGTTTACCAGCAGCGCCCGGAATATTTTTAAAGGTACCGTAGTCGACCTCATCTCCAATGATGATGGCGTTAAGGTCATTCTTGATATCGGAATTCCAATTATGTCACTGATTACAAAAAAATCTCTGAACAGTATGAGCATCAGCAAAGATACTGTTCTTTATACTGTTTTTAAAACCATGTCAATCAATGTTTATAAGTAA
- the modA gene encoding molybdate ABC transporter substrate-binding protein translates to MMKVLKRGVVLVALLSMVFALAGCQTTTKSEPVALTISAAASLKDAMTEIQDLYAKEQPNTTLTVTFGSSGSLAEQIQQGADVDVFLSASTKYMNNLKDADLLNNDTIKELLGNDVVLIVPKDSTTTITDFAQVTDPSIKKIAIGEPSTVPAGQYAVDVFTYYNVMDQIADKLVYGKDVKEVLTWVETGNVDAGVVYSTDAEVSDSVKTIAVASDESHKAIIYPTAVIKASKNPEAAQAFIDFLSTDAAKEVFVKYGFKTL, encoded by the coding sequence ATGATGAAGGTGTTAAAAAGAGGAGTTGTATTGGTCGCATTATTATCAATGGTATTTGCGCTGGCGGGTTGTCAGACCACGACGAAGTCAGAGCCAGTCGCATTAACGATTTCAGCAGCGGCAAGTTTAAAAGATGCGATGACAGAAATTCAGGATTTATATGCTAAGGAGCAACCGAATACGACATTGACGGTTACTTTTGGAAGTTCGGGATCATTGGCAGAACAAATTCAACAAGGTGCCGATGTCGATGTTTTTTTATCAGCATCAACAAAATATATGAATAACTTAAAAGATGCCGACTTACTAAATAATGATACGATCAAAGAATTACTTGGTAATGATGTTGTTTTGATTGTCCCTAAAGATTCAACCACAACAATTACTGATTTTGCTCAAGTGACAGATCCGTCAATTAAAAAAATTGCTATTGGCGAACCATCAACAGTACCAGCCGGTCAATATGCTGTTGATGTCTTTACTTATTATAATGTGATGGATCAAATTGCCGATAAACTTGTTTATGGTAAAGATGTTAAAGAAGTATTAACCTGGGTGGAAACGGGAAATGTCGATGCTGGTGTTGTTTATTCAACCGATGCGGAAGTTTCCGATTCAGTTAAGACCATTGCGGTGGCTTCGGATGAATCACATAAAGCAATCATTTACCCGACGGCAGTAATTAAGGCCAGTAAAAATCCTGAAGCAGCGCAAGCATTTATTGATTTTTTAAGTACTGATGCGGCTAAAGAAGTTTTTGTAAAATATGGATTTAAAACGCTATAG